In a genomic window of Nocardiopsis mwathae:
- a CDS encoding AMP-binding protein: MLRAQARARPDAGVLVERDTRCTLADLARGAARVARAIAAADVRPGDRVAVIGPNTAQWAVLAFGAWDSGAVLVGLSTRSRGFEVAELLRRTGARLLFTTERFLGISFVRLIEAVVGGPCEGRPFAGLPDLERVVLTDTAPDHPAAARSGIESYAVFTDRADRVSTAVAEGRAQAVLGQDLAEILATSGTTGAPKGVMVHHAQLLRGYWDWSAVVGLGPDDTYPVIAPFSHGFGVNAGLLAGVMRAAAVLPQPRFDAARLVGLIEHDGATVLAGPPTMFQRILDEIGAGAMGGGAGRREVRLRVGICGAAAVPPELVRRLLEDGVVRRMVNAYGLIEGTVVSMTRADDPVDVVAGTAGRPMPGVRVEVVDEGGTPLPPGRRGEVRVAGYGVMRGYWGDPRRTAEAIDDAGRLRTGDIGVLDAAGNLAIVDRAKDVFVCGGFTAYPAEIERLLVRHGGISRAAVIGVPDPLLGEVGRAYAVPRPGARPTAEEVLSWAREHMSNYKVPRRLEFVDALPTNPNGKVDKAVLRRRAAGT, from the coding sequence ATGCTGCGCGCGCAGGCCCGCGCCCGCCCGGATGCCGGGGTGCTGGTGGAGCGGGACACCCGGTGCACCCTCGCCGACCTGGCACGGGGGGCGGCCCGCGTGGCGCGGGCGATCGCGGCCGCCGACGTGCGCCCGGGCGACCGCGTGGCGGTGATCGGCCCCAACACCGCGCAGTGGGCGGTGCTCGCCTTCGGCGCGTGGGACAGCGGTGCCGTTCTCGTAGGGCTGTCGACGCGGTCCAGGGGGTTCGAGGTCGCCGAGCTGCTGCGCCGCACCGGCGCGCGGCTGCTGTTCACCACCGAGCGCTTCCTCGGCATCTCCTTCGTGCGCCTGATCGAGGCGGTCGTCGGCGGCCCGTGTGAGGGGCGGCCGTTCGCCGGGCTGCCCGACCTCGAACGGGTGGTGCTGACCGACACCGCACCGGACCACCCGGCCGCGGCGCGGTCGGGGATCGAGTCCTACGCGGTGTTCACCGACCGCGCCGACCGGGTGTCCACGGCTGTCGCCGAGGGGCGGGCGCAGGCGGTACTCGGCCAGGACCTGGCCGAAATCCTCGCCACGTCGGGGACCACGGGCGCGCCCAAGGGCGTGATGGTCCACCACGCCCAGCTGCTGCGCGGGTACTGGGACTGGTCGGCCGTGGTGGGGCTGGGCCCGGACGACACGTATCCGGTGATCGCCCCGTTCTCGCACGGGTTCGGGGTCAACGCGGGACTGCTGGCCGGAGTGATGCGGGCGGCGGCCGTGCTCCCCCAGCCCCGCTTCGATGCCGCGCGGCTGGTGGGCCTGATCGAGCACGACGGTGCCACGGTTCTGGCCGGCCCGCCCACGATGTTCCAGCGGATCCTCGACGAGATCGGCGCGGGGGCGATGGGGGGCGGCGCCGGACGCCGCGAGGTCCGGCTGCGGGTCGGGATCTGCGGCGCCGCCGCGGTCCCGCCCGAGCTGGTCCGGCGCCTGCTGGAGGACGGGGTGGTGCGCCGGATGGTCAACGCCTACGGACTGATCGAGGGCACGGTGGTGTCCATGACGCGGGCGGACGACCCGGTGGACGTCGTCGCCGGGACCGCCGGGCGGCCGATGCCGGGCGTGCGCGTCGAAGTCGTGGACGAGGGCGGCACGCCGCTGCCGCCCGGCCGGCGGGGCGAGGTCCGGGTCGCCGGATACGGCGTGATGCGCGGCTACTGGGGCGATCCGCGGCGCACCGCCGAGGCGATCGACGATGCGGGGCGGCTGCGCACCGGGGACATCGGCGTGCTCGATGCGGCCGGGAACCTGGCGATCGTCGACCGCGCCAAGGACGTCTTCGTCTGCGGCGGCTTCACCGCCTACCCGGCCGAGATCGAGCGGCTGCTGGTGCGCCACGGCGGCATCTCCCGAGCGGCGGTCATCGGCGTCCCCGACCCGCTGCTGGGCGAGGTCGGCCGCGCCTATGCGGTGCCGCGCCCCGGAGCGCGCCCCACCGCCGAGGAGGTCCTGTCCTGGGCGCGGGAGCACATGTCGAACTACAAGGTGCCGCGCCGCCTGGAGTTCGTCGACGCACTGCCGACCAACCCGAACGGGAAGGTCGACAAGGCCGTCCTACGCCGTCGCGCCGCCGGGACGTGA
- a CDS encoding phenylacetate--CoA ligase family protein, which translates to MTNENVRGPWIGDDDTAIGPVGGSGLLLVSPGTGTVAALGPEDRRAAVGVGARTLAAAGVGAHDRVVVALNNEGGQAGTLLAEAAVATGASAAAIGPRGRMRLHGALEAVGATTLVATATGTMDLLSRLHLEFGIDPLDLGLRRVLLAGEITEPEARRRLAEEFDADVVDLLIDPRFHIPLAHGDGTALVPVEPGAVGLAPLTEDRRLAPPYPGGAAEITTCPFWHSDLADATVRTGLVAVPAGGATAVPLPRHTVGDRVLVRGQWLSLARLERALACVDGIAHWTLRVRRPGTLDSAELRVAFTRDSLVGEAMWHRRIEQALAGLTPVRIDLAVEPRTEDERRPGTVADERGHHLARTRTEAERRHDVELPRR; encoded by the coding sequence ATGACGAACGAGAACGTGCGGGGACCCTGGATCGGCGACGACGACACCGCCATCGGCCCGGTCGGCGGCTCCGGCCTGCTCCTCGTCTCCCCCGGTACCGGGACGGTCGCGGCGCTCGGGCCGGAGGACCGGCGCGCCGCGGTCGGCGTCGGCGCGCGGACGCTGGCCGCCGCCGGCGTCGGCGCGCACGACCGCGTCGTGGTCGCGCTGAACAACGAGGGCGGTCAGGCGGGCACGCTGCTGGCCGAAGCCGCCGTCGCCACCGGGGCGAGTGCCGCGGCGATCGGGCCGCGCGGCAGGATGCGCCTGCACGGTGCCCTGGAGGCGGTCGGTGCGACCACGCTGGTCGCCACCGCGACCGGCACGATGGATCTGCTCTCCCGCCTCCACCTGGAGTTCGGGATCGACCCGTTGGACCTCGGCCTGCGCCGTGTCCTTCTCGCCGGCGAGATCACCGAGCCGGAGGCGCGCCGCCGGCTCGCGGAGGAGTTCGACGCCGATGTCGTCGACCTCCTCATCGACCCGCGGTTCCACATCCCGCTGGCGCACGGCGACGGGACGGCCCTGGTCCCGGTGGAACCGGGAGCGGTCGGGCTCGCCCCGCTGACCGAGGACCGGCGGCTGGCGCCCCCCTATCCCGGGGGCGCGGCCGAGATCACCACGTGCCCGTTCTGGCACTCCGATCTGGCCGACGCGACCGTGCGCACCGGCCTGGTCGCGGTCCCCGCCGGCGGCGCGACGGCGGTCCCGCTGCCCCGCCACACCGTCGGCGACCGCGTGCTGGTGCGCGGCCAGTGGCTGTCGCTGGCCCGGCTGGAGCGGGCGCTGGCGTGCGTCGACGGCATCGCGCACTGGACCCTGCGGGTACGCCGGCCCGGGACCCTCGACAGCGCCGAACTCCGGGTCGCCTTCACCCGCGACTCGCTCGTGGGCGAGGCGATGTGGCACCGCCGCATCGAACAGGCCCTGGCCGGGCTGACCCCGGTGCGGATCGACCTCGCCGTCGAGCCGCGCACCGAGGACGAGCGCCGCCCCGGCACCGTGGCCGACGAACGCGGACACCACCTCGCGCGGACCCGTACGGAGGCGGAAAGGCGGCACGATGTGGAACTCCCCCGGCGCTGA